Proteins from a genomic interval of Plasmodium reichenowi strain SY57 chromosome 11, whole genome shotgun sequence:
- a CDS encoding hypothetical protein (conserved Plasmodium protein, unknown function): MEKEEEKMNDGLRFKKKGELLKSENILNVMNNPMTYVIESIKYKSVFDIKKDLILMKNVIHNDIIKILNKNSKEFMSLPANLNYIENMIPVLDKEIKISKRFVKKLLNEINNINKRINDILLDKINIFYIKNILKTNIDIYELINKIEKELRKYEKSECYNILIDIQKKIYSYNYEMNNVLSSTNSCSLFIEDDIYKNNIYFLYDLSKRLINISTSIWNIKAMIYNNYKRIKTISHKLQDFYNLVNKYGLEAKCEQQTILVTVNKFSFENLNEKLKNVIDQVEKKINDLSYIFLKLLKNGLIQNINEHNILNQSLNYILNSCYLINFFNVFIIHFQEVYINYIEYEPFETYEDLILYIKEKTLENKNVQEIIKRINEIDEGVLFCTHGILERILEIIKNRFGDIFMLRYCDVFMERYIKTTYLFNDIKRLVGKSKYELFILDEKMKKYLKNFEREGYVQYVLNLLENKMNDNYKNIILFDKKYIFENNFYWLKETINLIKIFKILFTSKYYIPECLTNYLSFIFKHFKNYITNIETFLLFLEENEEIKISNVEKKKINKFYWSPTLGYNSIGFFISDFLSLRKIFKTSKKIYSCIKNDGQYVLPNNIGDIAIWMFDKILNNFINHTTLKEENVIIENNQKNLYVNNKDHIHVNNKSSFYIHDDIITSSSEEDETNMNNMQSNKMNDSNFHNDKNVGLDSSNLNNKKMNEQDVNYTDYSKRLDDTKNQKNVYDENNNIYNYSKILLNNEKKCHTPNIDNVDILYKIANENKNILREKKKKKNTSLYLYEKNNKRKIIHHIRCINGFLRTLTKIVINTQKIFEDFFINKMFEICSSFLIYLHSLFTVYKMTTKRIPEKPSEQVDKIVLPLISFKSFYKDIIADIIIEDIITKIVDKISEYYLNEIKNVIDAKICEQNKRTLKFNLIETFLKKDDIPYEEKIQQQIYLDVCHYEKLCDENFMINKNTNIHMRALLNHCKMENRKITG; this comes from the exons atggAAAAGGAAGAAGAAAAGATGAATGATGGTTTAAGGTTTAAAAAGAAAGGGGAACTTTTAAAGAGTGAAAATATTCTGAACGTTATGAATAATCCCATGACATACGTAATAGAatcaataaaatataaatccGTTTTcgatataaaaaaagatctgatattaatgaaaaatgtaATTCATAATgacataataaaaatattgaacAAGAATTCGAAAGAATTTATGTCTTTACCAGcaaatttaaattatattgaaaatatgATTCCAGTATTagataaagaaataaaaatatcaaaaCGATTTGTAAAAAAGTTATTGAATGAgattaataatataaataaaagaattaatgacatattattagataaaataaatatattttatataaaaaatattttaaaaacaaatatagatatatacgaattaataaataaaatagaaaaagagttaagaaaatatgaaaaatccgaatgttataatatattaatagatattcaaaaaaaaatttattcatataattatgaaatgAATAATGTTTTATCTTCTACTAATTCTtgttcattatttattgaagatgatatatataaaaataatatatattttttatatgatctATCTAAAAgattaataaatataagtaCATCTATATGGAATATTAAAGctatgatatataataattataaaagaataaaaacTATATCACACAAATTACAAGATTTTTATAATCTTGTTAATAAATATGGTCTAGAAGCTAAATGTGAACAACAAACCATACTGGTCACTGTGAACaaattttcttttgaaaatttaaatgaaaaattaaaaaatgtaatagATCAGgtggaaaaaaaaataaacgacttgtcttatatttttttaaaattgttaaaaaatggattaatacaaaatattaatgaacataatatattaaatcagtccttaaattatatattaaattcttgttatttgataaatttttttaatgtcTTTATAATACACTTCCAGGAAGtctatataaattatatc gAATATGAACCGTTTGAGACGTACGAAGATTTAATTCTCTATATCAAAGAGAAGACATTAGAAAATAAGAATGTGCAAGAAATAATCAAAAGAATAAATGAGATAGATGAAGGTGTGTTATTTTGTACACACGGCATTCTGGAGAGGATATTGgagataataaaaaataggtttggtgatatatttatgttaaGATACTGTGATGTTTTTATGGaaagatatattaagaCAACCTACCtttttaatgatataaaaaggTTAGTAGGAAAAAGCAAGtatgaattatttatattggatgagaagatgaaaaaatatttgaaaaattttGAAAGAGAAGGATATGTACAATATGTTTTGAATTTATTagaaaacaaaatgaatgataattataaaaatataattttatttgataagaaatatatatttgaaaataatttttattggTTAAAAGAAACcataaatttaataaaaatttttaaaatattatttacaagtaaatattatataccTGAATGTTTAACAAattatttatcttttatatttaagcattttaaaaattatataactAATATAGAAacctttttattatttctagaagaaaatgaagaaatcAAAATTTCAAatgtagaaaaaaaaaaaataaataagttTTATTGGAGTCCAACATTAGGATATAATAGTATAggtttttttatatctgattttttatcattaagaaaaatatttaaaactagtaaaaaaatatattcatgtATTAAGAACGATGGACAATATGTACTTCCAAATAATATTGGTGATATAGCTATATGGATGTTTGACAAAATAttgaataattttattaatcaTACAACtttaaaagaagaaaatgtaattatagaaaataatcaaaaaaatttatatgtaaataataaagatcatatacatgtaaataataagagTTCCTTTTATATTCACGATGATATTATAACTTCATCTTCTGAAGAGGATGAAActaatatgaataatatgcaatctaataaaatgaatgaTTCAAATTTTCATAATGATAAGAATGTAGGATTAGATTCTTCcaatttaaataataaaaaaatgaatgaGCAAGACGTAAATTATACAGATTATTCAAAAAGATTAGATGATActaaaaatcaaaaaaatgtttatgatgagaacaataatatatataattattcaaaaatattattaaataatgaaaagaaatGTCATACTCCAAATATAGATAAtgtagatatattatataaaatagcaaatgaaaataaaaatatactaagagaaaaaaaaaaaaaaaaaaatacatcATTGTATctttatgaaaaaaataataaaagaaaaattatacatcATATTCGTTGCATAAATGGATTTTTAAGAACATTAACAAAAATTGTTATTAATacacaaaaaatatttgaagatttttttataaataaaatgtttgAAATATGTTCAAGctttttgatatatttgCATTCTCTCTTTActgtatataaaatgacAACCAAGCga ATTCCCGAAAAACCAAGTGAACAGGTGGACAAAATTGTACTTCCCTTAATTTCGTTCAAATCATTTTATAAGGACATAATAGCCGAt ATTATTATAGAAGACATAATTACAAAAATTGTTGATAAAATAAGCGAGTATTATCTTAACGAG attaaaaatgtaatcGACGCAAAGATTTGTGAACAAAATAAGAGGACCctaaaatttaatttaatagaAACATTTTTAAAG AAGGACGATATACCGTATGAGGAAAAGATACAacaacaaatatatttg gaTGTATGTCATTATGAGAAATTATGTGACGAGAATTTTAtgataaacaaaaataCCAACATTCATATGAGGGCCTTACTAAATCATTGCAAAATGGAAAATAGAAAGATAACAGggtaa
- a CDS encoding 60S acidic ribosomal protein P0, putative, with protein sequence MAKLSKQQKKQMYIEKLSSLIQQYSKILIVHVDNVGSNQMASVRKSLRGKATILMGKNTRIRTALKKNLQAVPQIEKLLPLVKLNMGFVFCKDDLSEIRNIILENKSPAPARLGVIAPIDVFIPPGPTGMDPSHTSFFQSLGISTKIVKGQIEIQEHVHLIKQGEKVTASSATLLQKFNMKPFSYGVDVRTVYDDGVIYDAKVLDITDEDILEKFSKGVSNVAALSRATGVITEASYPHVFVEAFKNIVALIIDSDYTFPLMENIKKMVENPEAFAAVAAPASAAKADEPKKEEAKKVEEEEEEEEDGFMGFGMFD encoded by the coding sequence atggcGAAATTATCCAAGCAACAAAAAAAGCAAATGTACATTGAGAAGCTTAGCTCTCTCATTCAACaatattcaaaaatattaattgtGCATGTAGACAATGTGGGATCTAATCAAATGGCTAGTGTTCGTAAAAGTTTAAGAGGAAAGGCTACAATATTGATGGGAAAAAATACGAGAATTCGAACGGCCCTTAAAAAGAATTTACAAGCTGTACCTCAAATAGAAAAATTGTTACCTTTagtaaaattaaatatggGTTTTGTATTTTGTAAAGATGATTTATCTGAAATAAGAAACATCattttagaaaataaatcTCCAGCACCAGCAAGATTAGGTGTTATTGCTCCAATAGATGTTTTTATTCCACCAGGACCAACAGGTATGGATCCATCTCACACATCGTTTTTTCAGTCTCTTGGTATATCTACAAAAATTGTTAAAGGTCAAATTGAAATACAAGAACATGTACATTTAATTAAGCAAGGAGAAAAGGTAACAGCTTCTTCAGCAACACTTTTACAAAAATTCAACATGAAACCCTTTTCATATGGTGTTGATGTAAGAACTGTATATGATGATGGTGTAATTTACGATGCCAAAGTTTTAGATATAACAGATGAAGACATCTTAGAAAAATTTTCAAAAGGTGTATCTAATGTTGCTGCATTATCTAGAGCTACAGGTGTTATTACAGAAGCTTCTTATCCACATGTATTTGTCGAAGCATTCAAGAATATTGTTGCTTTAATTATAGATTCAGATTATACTTTCCCATTAatggaaaatattaaaaaaatggtTGAAAATCCAGAAGCATTTGCCGCAGTTGCTGCACCTGCATCTGCAGCCAAAGCTGATGAACCCAAAAAAGAAGAAGCCAAAAAAGTAGAAGAggaagaagaagaagaagaagatgGGTTCATGGGATTTGGAATGTTTGATTAA
- a CDS encoding phosphoacetylglucosamine mutase, putative, whose translation MNIIYNMKDFKESWFYKKIKPCIKKYIPKYTNEGHIIFQNPYEFSYGNCGYREKYNLSSCDLLNAINKCGIFVGLLFIKYNYDIIFNQKEKRNDFTTTKGNNNNYENKNGMNEHKNGVNEHKNGVNEHKNGMNEHKNEMNEHKNEMNEHTNEMNEHKNEMNEHKNEKNKNNSNNYYYHYYYYNHYNTNMCEKNHKNIVYNYNEYIKLKNVGIIITASHNPHDENGIKIIGVDGKYINKRYENYLIELVNNHLRYIKTNVNCTCDDIINNTIELIVDIFKREINLDISDDIIYENISILDNIIYNYNIHNKIKTNICIGFDTRNSNIHLNNIIIESLNCLNIYKCINNITYITTPCMHFLIYFLNNINENDEKIDKQIMQQEEYTIHKKSNDLSYLENYNLQNNKSVYYLYYSKHDPYLTNEVLTKNQTTLQQPFHISIQQHIEKEKKISHENKNFIYTHMEHIYAYNSDQIYFDYFIYSFEMLYNYITKLFNNNQMMMVMENIYLDCSNGIASLKIDKFQPIFQILKKNICKFNCIEGEHSILNYECGAEYVYRKQEPPKNVPPMIKHNTKFCTFDGDADRILYFFFPQKGEENKKKIFNDGNEKNENNHTDSNFNCNMNCNFNGNMMYNMIYNMIYNNNINCKDNNFHSTISDFSKEQMYYYDANMDTCKNNEIAILDGPKIICLFFLCIIKMLSHIKLEELKEEIPIIDLNIIHTAYTNSAFLNYINYIKNNIIVNINIFKYININILCTKTGMKYLDSLAQKACIGIFFEPNGHGTIYVNINKLQKWSLSLHINSDLSFIVLKKYLLFFNQTVGDAFLDFIAIELSLSILNITIYDWNNFYTPFPSMYININCPKHILPKIKPHPQHEQYLIEPITLQTYINQIVNTVDQQHGRCFVRPSGTENLIRIYAEAQTEQKMKDILDKARTCVLHYIEHML comes from the coding sequence ATgaacattatttataacatGAAAGATTTTAAAGAGAGTTggttttataaaaaaataaaaccgtgtattaagaaatatataccAAAATATACGAATGAAGGACACATCATATTTCAAAATCCTTATGAGTTCTCATATGGTAATTGTGGTTATagagaaaaatataatttatcGTCATgtgatttattaaatgcaataaataaatgtgGAATATTTGTAGGGttgttatttataaaatataattatgatataatatttaatcaaaaagaaaaaagaaatgacTTTACCACAACAAAAGGGaataacaataattatgaaaataaaaatggaatGAATGAACATAAAAATGGGGTGAATGAACATAAAAATGGGGTGAATGAACATAAAAATGGGATGAATGAACATAAAAATGAGATGAATGAACATAAAAATGAGATGAATGAACATACAAATGAGATGAATGAACATAAAAATGAGATGAATGAACATAAAAATGAGAAGAATAAAAACaatagtaataattattattatcattattattactataatcattataataCTAATATGTGTGAAAAAAATCATAAGAACATtgtttataattataatgaatatatcaaattaaaaaatgtaggtattattataacagCTTCACATAATCCACATGATGAAAATGgaattaaaattattgGAGTTGAtggtaaatatataaataaaagatatgagaattatttaatagAACTTGTGAATAATCATTTgagatatataaaaacaaatgtAAATTGTACATGTgatgatattataaataatacgATAGAATTAATTgttgatatatttaaaagagaaataaatttagatatatcagatgatattatttatgaaaatatttctatattagataatataatatataattataatatacataataaaataaaaaccAATATATGTATAGGATTTGATACTCGAAATAgtaatatacatttaaataatattattattgaaTCCTTAAATTgtcttaatatatataaatgtattaataatattacttATATTACTACACCATGTATGCATTTCttaatttatttcttaaataatataaatgaaaatgatgaaaaaatagACAAACAAATTATGCAACAAGAAGAATATAcaatacataaaaaaagtaatgATCTATCATATTTAGAAAATTACAACctacaaaataataaaagtgtatattatttatattattcaaaaCATGATCCATATCTTACAAATGAAgtattaacaaaaaatcAAACTACTTTACAACAACCATTCCATATTTCTATTCAGCAACACatagaaaaagaaaaaaaaatttctcatgaaaataaaaatttcatttatacacatatggaacatatatatgcatataacagtgatcaaatatattttgattattttatatattcttttgaaatgttatataattatattaccaaattatttaataataaccAGATGATGATGGTTATGgaaaatatttatcttGATTGTTCAAATGGTATAGCTAGCTTAAAAATAGATAAGTTCCAGCCAATCTttcaaatattaaaaaagaatatatgtaaatttaATTGTATTGAAGGAGAACATagtatattaaattatgaGTGTGGAGCTGAGTATGTCTATAGAAAACAGGAACCTCCAAAAAATGTTCCACCTATGATAAAGCACAATACAAAATTTTGTACCTTTGATGGGGATGCGGACCGtatactttatttttttttcccaCAAAAAGgagaagaaaataaaaagaaaatatttaatgatGGAAATGAGAAGAATGAAAATAATCATACAGATAGTAATTTTAATTGTAATATGAATTGTAATTTTAATGGTAATATGATGTATAATATgatttataatatgatttataataataatattaattgtAAGGATAATAATTTCCATAGTACCATCTCTGATTTTTCAAAAGAAcaaatgtattattatgatgCCAATATGGATACATGCAAAAACAACGAAATAGCCATTTTGGATGGGCCTAAAATAAtttgtcttttttttttgtgcATAATAAAAATGCTATCACATATCAAACTTGAAGAACTCAAAGAAGAAATTCCTATAATtgatttaaatataatacacaCTGCATATACGAATTCAGCTTTtcttaattatattaattatataaaaaataatattatcgttaatattaatattttcaaatatataaatattaatatattatgtacaAAAACAGGAATGAAATATCTAGACAGTTTAGCACAAAAAGCTTGTATAGGCATTTTTTTTGAACCTAATGGACATGGGACTATATAtgtgaatataaataaattacaaaaatgGTCTCTCtctttacatataaattctGATTTATCCTTTAtagtattaaaaaaatatttacttttttttaatcaAACTGTAGGTGATGCATTCCTTGATTTTATAGCCATCGAATTATCTTTATCAATTTTAAACATAACAATATATGACTggaataatttttatacaCCCTTCCCATCtatgtatattaatataaactGTCCTAAACACATACTTCCTAAAATCAAACCACATCCACAACATGAACAATATCTAATAGAACCCATAACACTccaaacatatattaatcaAATAGTCAATACAGTTGATCAACAGCACGGAAGATGTTTTGTTAGACCATCAGGAACTGAAAATCTAATTCGAATTTATGCCGAAGCACAAACAGAACAAAAGATGAAAGATATATTAGACAAGGCTCGAACTTGTGTACTACACTACATAGAACATATGCtatga
- a CDS encoding 26S protease regulatory subunit 6a, putative translates to MNVENIFGNEEVNVEEIEKLSNSEIKTRVSLIDTEIKILKNEHARLKNEYKNLQEKIKDNVEKIHLNKMLPYLVANVVESLDLEDEEEENEIKDEYDLYDNNLKLSHEGFRDIDDEKRGKCMVIKTSTRQTIFLPVPGLIDASELKPGDLVGVNKDSYLIIDKLPQEYDNRVKAMEVIEKPSEDYSDIGGLDKQIEDLVEAIVLPMLHKEKFEKIGIKPPKGVLMHGPPGTGKTLLARACASQTNATFLKLAGPQLVQMFIGDGAKMVRDAFNLAKEKAPAIIFIDELDAIGTKRFDSELSGDREVQRTMLELLNQLDGFSTDDTVKVIAATNRPDTLDPALLRSGRLDRKIELPHPNEESRARILQIHSRKMNVHKDVNFEELARSTDDFNGAQLKAVCVEAGMIALRRGATEIDHEDFVEGITSVLSKKKSTLNYFT, encoded by the coding sequence ATGAATGTTGAGAATATTTTTGGAAATGAAGAAGTAAATGTAGAAGAAATTGAAAAATTGTCAAATAGTGAAATAAAAACGCGTGTTAGTTTAATTGATActgaaataaaaatattgaagaATGAACATGCAagattaaaaaatgaatataaaaatttacaaGAAAAGATAAAAGATAATGTGGAAAAAATTCATTTAAACAAAATGCTACCTTATTTAGTAGCTAATGTAGTGGAATCATTAGATTTAgaagatgaagaagaagaaaacgaaataaaagatgaatatgatttatatgataataatttaaaattaagTCATGAAGGATTTCGTGATATAGATGATGAGAAAAGAGGGAAATGTATGGTTATTAAAACGTCTACTAGACAAACAATATTCTTACCAGTTCCAGGTTTAATAGATGCTTCTGAACTAAAACCAGGTGATTTAGTAGGTGTTAATAAGGATAGCTATTTAATAATTGATAAATTACCACAAGAATATGATAATAGAGTTAAAGCTATGGAAGTTATTGAAAAACCATCAGAAGATTATTCTGATATTGGAGGTCTAGATAAACAAATCGAAGATTTGGTAGAAGCTATTGTTTTACCAATGTTACATAAAGAAAAGTTTGAGAAAATCGGAATAAAACCACCGAAAGGTGTATTAATGCATGGACCACCAGGTACAGGGAAAACTCTATTAGCTAGAGCTTGTGCATCACAAACCAATGCTACTTTTTTAAAGCTAGCTGGACCACAACTTGTTCAAATGTTTATTGGAGATGGTGCCAAAATGGTTAGAGATGCTTTCAATTTAGCAAAAGAAAAAGCACCTgctattatttttattgatGAATTAGATGCTATTGGAACAAAAAGATTTGACAGTGAATTGTCAGGTGATAGAGAAGTACAAAGAACCATGCTTGAACTTCTAAATCAATTAGATGGTTTTAGTACGGATGATACAGTTAAAGTAATTGCAGCTACTAACAGACCAGATACATTAGATCCAGCCTTATTAAGATCTGGACGACTTGATAGAAAAATCGAATTACCACATCCTAATGAAGAATCAAGAGCAAGAATTTTGCAAATCCATTCAAGGAAAATGAATGTCCACAAAGATGTCAATTTTGAAGAATTAGCCAGATCAACTGACGATTTTAATGGAGCACAGTTAAAAGCTGTTTGTGTTGAAGCTGGAATGATAGCCTTAAGAAGAGGAGCAACCGAAATTGATCATGAAGATTTTGTGGAAGGCATTACATCGGTATTGTCTAAAAAGAAGAGTACCTTGAATTATTTtacttaa
- a CDS encoding 60S ribosomal protein L38, putative, with protein MPKQITDIRKFLKISRKPDTTAVIIMKKKSKTKKNTVITKLKLRTKKYLYTMVFADRKKAERIENSLLPSLKRIYYPQKKVGKAVKK; from the coding sequence ATGCCAAAACAAATTACTGATATTCgtaaatttttaaaaattagTAGGAAGCCTGATACCACTGCtgtaattataatgaagaagaaaagtAAAACAAAGAAAAATACTGTGATAACAAAATTAAAGttaagaacaaaaaaatatttatacacTATGGTTTTTGCTGATCGCAAAAAAGCTGAAAGAATTGAAAACTCCTTATTACCAAGTTTGAAGAGAATTTATTATCCACAAAAAAAAGTAGGAAAAGCTGTTAAGAAATGA
- a CDS encoding transporter, putative has translation MSSKKKSTIILSHSGKEDVSVSAEKVEMPRREMSSNDNVNNNEKKKSILSYLSLKGYDMPSSLDDLLKKKEIRLSSEQKTPFNINRSVLLFVYFILIVLTNRLFFGWPNLSNLLFREDTYIWKCQKNEHGEYDRFDDKRYSCDEQDKAVQTIFIFGSSAYFAFSFFNGLIVDYLGSRFSMLLGHILNLIGWVLMLMSNEHFDAYVIGGIFMSASIDLASFSTLNASGLFPGNENLIVNIISGAGSLSTGTMTILDLIITRYNLPFKTFMLWYMCISVSFFFLLTIFLFPKNRYYRQYEFDNYYNNKEMDLKDYEDFHNSTKKIYDQDKKKDGHQYNNNVNSSVGVNNSLVVKKHEGGIKRRELELQNVNSSKHVFNDLENNDSKKDEYAASTNNSSNMVKSKLNIFNSPTVKDLIKIFTCAHFVCLWIYGPLNAIYNTFYFSVVENILSKDKNDILGYILPFSFIPCVLLGNLSDKFGVMLMFTYELMFAFSMYAFSYIKSNWAQWISVISNALYSACANGQLWTFISFTFSSKYHSTLIGFLNLVCGVVSFVRLSLFEWAKYANYDFTYINLFILALIVVNIVVVICMVFIRRIKGEKVTYGDDGSSK, from the coding sequence ATGAGTTCCAAAAAAAAGTCTACAATTATATTGTCCCACTCGGGTAAAGAAGATGTATCTGTATCTGCAGAGAAAGTAGAAATGCCCAGAAGGGAGATGAGTTCAAATGataatgttaataataatgagaAGAAGAAAAGCATATTAAGTTATTTAAGTTTGAAAGGATATGATATGCCATCTTCCTTAGATGACCTtttgaaaaagaaagaaataaGATTGTCCTCAGAACAGAAAACACCctttaatataaataggagtgtgttattatttgtatattttatattaatagtaTTAACAAATCGTTTATTTTTTGGATGGCCTAATTTATCAAATTTATTGTTTAGAGAAGATACTTATATATGGAAATGTCAAAAAAATGAGCATGGAGAATATGATAGATTTGATGATAAAAGATATTCATGTGATGAACAAGATAAAGCTGTACaaacaatatttatatttggTTCTTCTGCTTATTTTgcattttcattttttaatggATTAATAGTAGATTATTTAGGTTCACGTTTTAGTATGTTATTAGgacatatattaaatttaattgGATGGGTATTAATGTTAATGTCAAATGAACATTTTGATGCTTATGTAATAGGAGGAATATTTATGTCAGCAAGTATTGATTTAGCATCCTTTTCTACGTTAAATGCATCAGGATTATTTCCAGGGAATGAGAATTTAATAgtgaatataatatctGGTGCAGGTTCCTTATCTACTGGTACCATGACTATATTAGATCTTATAATAACTCGTTATAATTTACCTTTCAAGACATTTATGCTTTGGTATATGTGTATCAGTGTATcgtttttctttttattgacaatttttttatttcccAAAAATAGATATTATAGACAATATGAATTcgataattattataataataaagaaatgGACTTAAAGGATTATGAAGATTTTCATAATAGTACgaagaaaatatatgaccaggataagaaaaaagatggacatcaatataataacaatgtAAATAGTAGTGTTGGTGTTAATAATAGTTTAGTTGTTAAAAAGCATGAAGGTGGAATAAAGAGAAGAGAATTAGAATTACAAAATGTGAATTCTTCTAAACATGTATTTAATgatttagaaaataatgatagtAAAAAAGATGAATATGCTGCAAGTACaaataatagtagtaataTGGTTAAGAGCAAgttgaatatatttaattcaCCGACAGTTAAAgatttaattaaaatatttacatgTGCACATTTTGTATGTTTATGGATATATGGACCGTTAAATgctatatataatactttttattttagtgtcgtagaaaatatattatcaaaagataaaaatgatattttaGGATATATCTTACCATTTTCCTTTATACCATGTGTCTTATTAGGTAACTTATCGGATAAGTTTGGAGTTATGCTTATGTTTACATATGAATTAATGTTTGCCTTCTCTATGTATGCCTTTAGTTATATTAAATCAAACTGGGCTCAGTGGATATCGGTTATATCAAACGCATTATATTCAGCATGTGCAAATGGACAATTGTGGACATTCATTTCTTTTACTTTTAGTTCGAAATATCATTCTACATTAATAGGTTTCTTGAACCTAGTGTGTGGTGTGGTATCTTTTGTGCGTCTCTCCTTATTTGAGTGGGCTAAATATGCGAACTATGattttacatatatcaATCTCTTTATATTAGCTTTGATAGTAGTAAATATAGTGGTAGTCATATGTATGGTGTTTATAAGGCGAATCAAGGGAGAGAAAGTAACCTATGGAGACGACGGATCATCAAAGTAG